One Orrella dioscoreae genomic window carries:
- the tssF gene encoding type VI secretion system baseplate subunit TssF — translation MQPRLLDYYNRELGYMREMGAEFARQYPKVAGRLGMHGIEVADPYVERLLEGFSFLAARIHLKMDAEFPRFSQRLLEVVYPGYLAPVPAMTVVQFTPSMNEGALGRGFELPRGTVLRGRLAKGEQTPCEFSTGHPLKLWPLTVTQAEMTGVPADLPLSRLGLNDRRRPVRGALRIRLALGGGVRLEDLELDSLSFYLNGQDVAMQRLLELACSHTMAVLCHDTTRPTGWLHRLPADSLRHEGFDDAQSLLPVDARVFQGYRLLQEYFAFPSRFLFFSVNNLRRALRRPRSDRTPAALMGAQSGDATREFEITLLFDTAAPELEGAINASNLALHCTPAINLFPKRADRVAVTPGRHEYHLVVDRTRPMDYEVYNVTQLTGHLSAGAQRDFQPFFGSLGSDGVDDGAYFSLRREPRLLSDAAVRHGGRTGYTGSEVFLSLVDRAEAPYSDQLRHLSAETLCTNRDLSLLLPLGGASDFSLRVSAPVAAVKVLAGPSRPRAPLGEHAQAWRLISHLGLNYLSLTDVDGERGAQALREMLNLYADLAEPAVARQISGVRHTTLTPVHHRLPVPGPLVYGRGVRIDLRVDDTAFSGITPYLFGAVLEQFFARHVSINMMSELVLSTLQRGEQSRWRPRMGRRPAV, via the coding sequence ATGCAGCCTCGCCTGCTGGATTACTACAACCGCGAACTCGGCTACATGCGCGAGATGGGCGCCGAATTCGCGCGCCAATATCCCAAGGTGGCGGGCCGCCTGGGCATGCACGGCATCGAGGTCGCGGACCCGTACGTCGAGCGCCTGCTGGAAGGCTTCAGTTTCCTGGCTGCCCGCATCCACCTGAAGATGGACGCGGAGTTCCCGCGTTTCTCGCAACGCCTGCTGGAGGTGGTCTATCCCGGCTACCTGGCGCCCGTGCCTGCCATGACCGTCGTGCAGTTCACGCCCAGCATGAACGAAGGCGCGCTGGGCCGCGGCTTCGAGCTGCCGCGCGGCACCGTGCTGCGCGGGCGGCTGGCCAAGGGCGAACAGACGCCCTGCGAGTTTTCCACCGGCCACCCGCTGAAACTGTGGCCGTTGACCGTGACGCAGGCCGAGATGACCGGCGTGCCGGCCGACCTGCCGCTGTCGCGCCTGGGCCTGAACGACCGTCGCCGCCCCGTGCGCGGCGCCTTGCGCATCCGGCTGGCCCTGGGCGGCGGGGTGCGCCTGGAAGACCTGGAACTGGACAGCCTGAGCTTCTACCTGAATGGCCAGGACGTGGCCATGCAGCGCCTGCTGGAGCTGGCGTGCTCGCACACGATGGCGGTGCTGTGCCACGACACCACGCGTCCCACCGGCTGGCTGCATCGCCTGCCGGCGGATTCGTTGCGGCACGAGGGCTTCGACGACGCGCAGAGCCTGCTGCCCGTGGATGCCCGTGTCTTCCAGGGTTATCGGCTGCTGCAGGAATACTTTGCCTTCCCGTCGCGCTTCCTGTTCTTCAGCGTGAACAACCTGCGCCGTGCCTTGCGCCGGCCCCGCAGCGATCGCACGCCGGCTGCCCTGATGGGCGCGCAGTCCGGCGATGCCACGCGTGAATTCGAGATCACGCTGCTCTTCGACACCGCCGCGCCCGAGCTGGAAGGCGCGATCAATGCCTCGAACCTGGCGCTGCACTGCACGCCCGCGATCAACCTGTTCCCCAAGCGCGCCGACCGCGTGGCGGTGACGCCGGGCCGGCATGAATACCACCTCGTCGTGGACCGCACGCGTCCGATGGACTACGAGGTCTACAACGTCACCCAGCTGACCGGACACCTGTCGGCCGGCGCACAGCGCGATTTCCAGCCTTTCTTCGGTTCGCTGGGCAGCGACGGCGTGGACGATGGCGCGTATTTCTCGCTGCGACGCGAACCCCGCCTGCTGTCGGACGCGGCCGTGCGCCACGGCGGACGCACGGGCTACACCGGCAGCGAGGTCTTCCTGTCGCTGGTGGACCGCGCGGAAGCGCCGTACTCCGACCAGTTGCGGCACCTGAGCGCCGAGACGCTGTGCACCAATCGCGACCTGAGCCTGTTGCTGCCGCTGGGCGGCGCCAGCGATTTCTCGCTGCGCGTGTCGGCGCCCGTGGCCGCCGTGAAGGTGCTGGCGGGGCCGTCGCGCCCGCGCGCGCCGCTGGGCGAGCACGCACAAGCCTGGCGGCTCATCAGCCACCTGGGACTGAACTACCTGAGCCTGACCGACGTGGACGGCGAACGCGGCGCGCAGGCGCTGCGCGAGATGCTGAACCTGTATGCAGACCTGGCGGAGCCCGCCGTGGCGCGCCAGATCAGCGGCGTGCGCCATACGACCTTGACCCCGGTGCACCATCGCCTGCCCGTGCCGGGACCGCTGGTCTATGGCCGCGGCGTGCGCATCGACCTGCGGGTGGACGACACCGCGTTCTCGGGCATCACACCCTATCTGTTCGGTGCGGTGCTGGAACAGTTCTTCGCCCGCCACGTTTCCATCAACATGATGTCCGAGCTCGTGCTGTCGACCCTGCAACGCGGCGAGCAGTCACGCTGGCGTCCGCGCATGGGCCGGCGGCCCGCGGTCTAG
- the tssE gene encoding type VI secretion system baseplate subunit TssE, with product MQDNDGIAASPRRGARERQGARDRLQPALLDRLIDDAPQRRSEAPEAATLTHQALRHAVLRDLRWLLNTINLESESSLAAYPAVRSSTLNFGLPPLAGKRMSEIDWADVESSLRDALVHFEPRILRDSIHVVCVTDAGTLAHHNILSLQIRGMLWAVPFPREFLFRTDIDLESGHMDLSDLGGA from the coding sequence ATGCAAGACAACGACGGGATCGCCGCAAGTCCGCGACGCGGGGCAAGGGAACGGCAGGGCGCGCGCGACCGCCTGCAGCCCGCCTTGCTGGACCGTCTCATCGACGACGCGCCGCAGCGCCGCAGCGAAGCCCCCGAGGCCGCCACGCTCACGCACCAGGCCTTGCGGCATGCGGTGCTGCGCGACCTGCGCTGGCTGCTGAACACCATCAACCTGGAAAGCGAGTCGTCGCTGGCGGCCTATCCGGCCGTGCGCAGCTCCACCCTGAATTTCGGCTTGCCGCCGCTGGCGGGCAAGCGCATGTCGGAAATCGACTGGGCCGACGTGGAGTCGTCCCTGCGCGACGCGCTGGTGCATTTCGAGCCCCGCATCCTGCGTGACTCCATCCACGTGGTCTGCGTGACGGATGCCGGCACGCTGGCCCACCACAACATCCTCAGCCTGCAGATACGGGGCATGTTGTGGGCGGTGCCGTTCCCGCGCGAGTTCCTGTTCCGCACGGACATCGACCTGGAGAGCGGCCACATGGATCTCTCCGACCTGGGAGGCGCCTGA
- a CDS encoding type VI secretion system accessory protein TagJ: MPIAEAGRMPAALKDKIEAAQAQVRSRPDHADSRAHLFQWLAVAGDWARARAQLDLCARLVPDAVAMLALYRSAIDGESERQAVFAGTKAPEVFWVDTPAWIEDLALALQPGADQAAACARARDTADATPGTLVLAATGAADAAAPQSFTWIGDGDSRLAPVCEVIAGGRYGWLPFSAIRELRLSAPQGVCDLIWAQARVTLTDGREQACLIPARYPAPAGEAGYGALDEAALMSRRTTWRDLGDGVFLGDGQKMWMTDAGEYALLDVREVSCGAGVAGLAA, from the coding sequence ATGCCGATAGCCGAAGCCGGGCGCATGCCCGCAGCCCTGAAGGACAAGATCGAAGCCGCCCAGGCGCAGGTGCGCAGCCGCCCGGATCATGCCGACAGCCGCGCCCACCTGTTCCAGTGGCTGGCCGTGGCCGGCGATTGGGCGCGCGCCCGCGCGCAGCTGGACCTGTGCGCGCGCCTGGTGCCCGATGCCGTGGCCATGCTGGCGCTGTATCGCAGCGCCATCGACGGTGAAAGCGAACGCCAGGCGGTGTTTGCCGGCACGAAAGCGCCGGAAGTCTTCTGGGTGGACACGCCGGCATGGATCGAAGACCTGGCGCTGGCCTTGCAGCCTGGCGCCGACCAGGCAGCCGCCTGCGCGCGTGCGCGCGACACCGCCGATGCCACGCCTGGCACGCTGGTGCTGGCGGCCACGGGTGCCGCGGACGCGGCCGCGCCCCAGTCCTTCACCTGGATCGGCGATGGCGACAGCCGTCTGGCGCCGGTCTGTGAAGTCATTGCCGGCGGCCGCTATGGCTGGCTGCCGTTTTCGGCCATTCGTGAATTGCGCCTGTCCGCGCCGCAGGGCGTGTGCGACCTGATCTGGGCGCAGGCGCGCGTCACCCTGACCGACGGCCGCGAGCAGGCCTGCCTGATCCCCGCGCGCTATCCCGCGCCGGCGGGCGAAGCGGGCTACGGCGCGCTGGACGAGGCCGCGCTGATGTCACGCCGCACGACCTGGCGTGACCTGGGTGATGGCGTCTTCCTGGGTGACGGTCAGAAGATGTGGATGACCGACGCCGGCGAGTACGCCCTGCTGGATGTGCGCGAAGTCTCTTGCGGCGCAGGTGTCGCCGGTCTCGCCGCGTAG
- a CDS encoding Hcp family type VI secretion system effector, whose amino-acid sequence MAVDMYMKIDGASGESKDANHKDWTDILSFSWGATQPGNMSVGGGGGSGKASFNDLHVVARIDKAAPAVMKHCASGKHLSKIELSVCKAGGSQIEYSKITLEEVLVTSVQLTGAEDSEAVLVNYAFQAARVKQQYWEQSDKGGKGAESLVAWDVKQNKEA is encoded by the coding sequence GTGGCAGTAGACATGTACATGAAGATCGATGGCGCCAGCGGCGAATCGAAGGATGCCAATCACAAGGACTGGACCGACATCCTGTCCTTCTCGTGGGGCGCGACGCAACCGGGCAACATGTCCGTGGGCGGCGGCGGTGGTTCGGGCAAGGCCAGCTTCAACGATCTGCACGTCGTGGCACGCATCGACAAGGCGGCGCCTGCCGTCATGAAGCATTGCGCCAGCGGCAAGCACCTGAGCAAGATCGAACTGTCGGTGTGCAAGGCCGGTGGCTCGCAGATCGAGTATTCCAAGATCACGCTCGAGGAAGTCCTGGTGACGTCGGTGCAGCTGACCGGCGCCGAGGATTCCGAAGCCGTCCTGGTGAACTACGCCTTCCAGGCCGCTCGCGTGAAGCAGCAGTACTGGGAGCAGTCGGACAAGGGTGGCAAGGGCGCTGAAAGCCTGGTCGCCTGGGACGTCAAGCAGAACAAGGAAGCCTGA
- the tssC gene encoding type VI secretion system contractile sheath large subunit, translated as MSALAKQQTSGGAATALAADDLSSLLQKEFKPKTVQAREAVEHAVKTLAHQALENSSVALSSDAYRTIQAIIAEIDRKLSEQINHVLHHAEFQQMEGAWRGLHYLINNTETDELLKIRVMCLSKKELGRTLKRHKGVGWDQSPLFKRIYEEEYGQFGGEPIGCLVGDYHFDHSPPDVELLGEIAKISAAAHCPFITGAAPSVMQMDSWQELANPRDLTKIFTNTEYAAWRSLRESEDSRYLGLAMPRFLARLPYGARTNPVDEFDFEEETDSANHERYTWANSAYAMAANINRSFKMYGWCTSIRGVESGGAVENLPCHTFPTDDGGVDMKCPTEIAISDRREAELAKNGFMPLVHRKNSDFAAFIGAQSLQKPHEYYDADASANAKLSARLPYLFACCRFAHYLKCIVRDKIGSFRERDDMERWLNDWIMNYVDGDPANSSQDTKARKPLAAAEVQVEDVEDNPGYYAAKFFLRPHYQLEGLTVSLRLVSKLPSLKQNEG; from the coding sequence ATGAGCGCACTTGCCAAGCAGCAGACTTCCGGTGGCGCCGCCACCGCGCTGGCCGCGGACGACCTGTCGTCCCTGTTGCAGAAAGAGTTCAAGCCCAAGACCGTCCAGGCGCGCGAGGCTGTCGAACACGCCGTGAAGACCCTGGCGCACCAGGCGCTGGAAAACTCGTCGGTGGCCTTGTCCTCGGACGCCTACCGCACGATCCAGGCCATCATCGCCGAGATCGACCGCAAGCTGTCCGAGCAGATCAACCACGTGCTGCACCATGCCGAATTCCAGCAAATGGAAGGCGCCTGGCGCGGCCTGCACTACCTCATCAACAACACCGAGACCGACGAACTGCTGAAGATCCGCGTCATGTGCCTGTCGAAGAAGGAACTGGGCCGCACGCTCAAGCGCCACAAGGGCGTGGGCTGGGACCAGAGCCCGCTCTTCAAGCGCATCTACGAGGAAGAATACGGCCAGTTCGGCGGCGAGCCCATCGGTTGCCTGGTGGGCGACTACCACTTCGACCACAGCCCGCCCGATGTCGAGCTGCTGGGCGAGATCGCCAAGATCTCGGCTGCCGCGCACTGCCCCTTCATCACCGGCGCCGCGCCCTCGGTCATGCAGATGGACTCCTGGCAGGAGCTGGCCAATCCGCGTGACCTGACCAAGATCTTCACGAACACCGAATACGCCGCCTGGCGCAGCCTGCGCGAATCGGAAGACTCGCGCTACCTGGGCCTGGCCATGCCGCGCTTCCTGGCGCGCCTGCCCTATGGCGCGCGCACCAATCCGGTGGACGAGTTCGATTTCGAGGAAGAGACGGATTCGGCCAACCACGAGCGCTATACCTGGGCCAACTCGGCCTATGCCATGGCCGCGAACATCAACCGCTCGTTCAAGATGTACGGCTGGTGCACCTCGATCCGCGGCGTGGAGTCCGGCGGCGCGGTCGAGAACCTGCCCTGCCACACCTTCCCGACCGATGACGGCGGCGTGGACATGAAGTGCCCGACCGAGATCGCGATCAGCGACCGCCGCGAGGCCGAATTGGCGAAGAACGGCTTCATGCCGCTGGTGCATCGCAAGAACTCGGACTTCGCTGCCTTCATCGGCGCCCAGTCGCTGCAGAAGCCGCACGAGTACTACGACGCCGATGCCTCGGCCAACGCCAAGCTGTCGGCGCGCCTGCCCTACCTGTTCGCCTGCTGCCGCTTCGCGCATTACCTGAAGTGCATCGTGCGCGACAAGATCGGCTCGTTCCGCGAGCGCGATGACATGGAGCGCTGGCTGAACGACTGGATCATGAATTACGTGGACGGCGATCCCGCCAACTCCTCGCAGGACACCAAGGCGCGCAAGCCGCTGGCTGCCGCCGAAGTGCAGGTCGAGGACGTTGAGGACAACCCGGGCTACTACGCGGCCAAGTTCTTCTTGCGTCCGCACTACCAGCTCGAAGGGCTGACCGTCTCCTTGCGTTTGGTGTCCAAGCTGCCTTCGCTCAAGCAGAACGAAGGCTGA
- the tssB gene encoding type VI secretion system contractile sheath small subunit — protein MSTRIQSSGQKFVARNRAPRVQIEYDVEIYGAERKIQLPFVMGVLADLAGKSNQPQPDIAERKFLEIDIDNFDERMKSIQPRVAYQVPNTLTGEGNLNIDITFESLDDFSPAAVAGKVDALAQLLQSRTQLANLLTYMDGKTGAEELIGQVLQNPALLGALAAAPKPEGTDGGADQEETQAGQAR, from the coding sequence ATGTCGACCCGCATCCAGAGCAGTGGCCAGAAGTTCGTCGCACGCAACCGTGCCCCGCGTGTGCAGATCGAATACGACGTGGAGATCTACGGCGCCGAGCGCAAGATCCAGCTGCCCTTCGTCATGGGCGTGCTGGCGGACCTGGCTGGCAAGTCGAACCAGCCCCAGCCGGACATCGCCGAGCGCAAGTTCCTCGAGATCGACATCGACAACTTCGATGAGCGCATGAAGTCGATCCAGCCGCGCGTGGCCTACCAGGTGCCCAACACGCTGACGGGCGAAGGCAACCTGAACATCGACATCACCTTCGAAAGCCTGGACGACTTCTCGCCCGCCGCCGTGGCCGGCAAGGTCGACGCGCTGGCGCAGCTGCTGCAGTCGCGCACCCAGCTGGCCAACCTGCTGACCTACATGGACGGCAAGACGGGCGCCGAAGAGCTGATCGGGCAGGTGCTGCAGAACCCGGCGCTGCTGGGCGCGCTGGCCGCCGCGCCCAAGCCGGAAGGCACGGACGGCGGCGCCGATCAAGAAGAAACCCAAGCTGGACAGGCCCGCTGA
- the tssA gene encoding type VI secretion system protein TssA gives MNASVLAFSAEPVADCGDDLEYDADFLALQQAAVGKAEQQFGATIIPAESPDWPEVERLAQALAARTQDLRVSVYLTRAWTGLRGLPGYAEGAARVVAQLQQYWEGVHPRLDIDEQPDPMPRINALLALADPLECAREARSARLLNGVHGGQLSLRDAEAILDGSRDDLPSYPGGRARLLGDLRQAWLQGEPELLALAGARDALRQIRETVASHLGGEWAPNYAAFERTLDMLVSIAQGDDNAPATAASRADPIGAAAAPAACAGEAQPAAGVSAQTWQSAQITSREEAMAMLSKVCRYFEVHEPSHPAPFLLRRAQQTMSLNFHEILRNLAPQGLEQFEAWLPRERGSQGES, from the coding sequence ATGAATGCTTCCGTACTTGCCTTCTCCGCCGAGCCCGTCGCCGATTGCGGCGACGATCTCGAATATGACGCCGATTTCCTTGCGCTGCAGCAGGCTGCCGTCGGCAAGGCCGAGCAGCAGTTCGGCGCCACCATCATTCCCGCGGAAAGCCCGGACTGGCCCGAGGTCGAGCGCCTGGCGCAGGCCCTGGCCGCGCGCACGCAGGACCTGCGCGTCAGCGTGTACCTGACGCGTGCCTGGACCGGCTTGCGAGGGCTGCCTGGCTATGCCGAGGGCGCCGCGCGGGTCGTGGCCCAGCTGCAGCAGTATTGGGAAGGCGTGCATCCGCGGCTCGACATCGACGAGCAGCCCGATCCCATGCCCCGTATCAACGCCTTGCTGGCCTTGGCCGATCCGCTGGAGTGCGCCCGCGAGGCGCGTTCGGCGCGGCTCTTGAACGGCGTGCATGGCGGCCAATTGTCCCTGCGTGATGCGGAAGCCATCCTGGATGGTTCGCGCGACGACCTGCCCTCCTATCCGGGTGGACGCGCCCGCCTGCTGGGCGACCTGCGCCAGGCATGGCTGCAGGGCGAACCCGAACTGCTGGCCTTGGCGGGCGCGCGCGACGCGCTGCGCCAGATCCGTGAGACGGTGGCAAGCCACCTGGGCGGCGAGTGGGCGCCCAACTATGCCGCCTTCGAACGCACGCTGGACATGCTGGTGTCGATTGCGCAAGGCGATGACAACGCGCCGGCGACCGCCGCCAGCCGCGCCGATCCCATCGGCGCGGCTGCCGCGCCAGCGGCTTGCGCGGGCGAGGCGCAGCCGGCGGCCGGCGTGTCTGCCCAGACCTGGCAAAGCGCGCAGATCACGTCGCGCGAGGAAGCCATGGCCATGCTCTCGAAGGTTTGCCGCTACTTCGAGGTGCACGAGCCCAGCCATCCGGCGCCTTTCCTGCTGCGCCGGGCGCAGCAGACGATGTCCCTGAATTTCCACGAAATCCTTCGCAACCTTGCGCCCCAAGGCCTGGAGCAGTTCGAAGCGTGGTTGCCCCGGGAGCGCGGCTCCCAGGGCGAGTCCTGA
- a CDS encoding sensor domain-containing diguanylate cyclase: MSIIAKIGLVRLINVMTALLAMGVLAISAATLWADRESSWSRATVAADNLLAALEGDITRTIHVYDLSLQGVIEGLRMPGLEAFTPEVQHKLLFDRAAWADYLGVLLVLDEAGDIVYDSQAPTPRQGNFSLRAYFQQHQANPEADLHISAPFHSKFSDAESIALSRRLSHPDGAFAGVVVGTLRLAYFRDAFERLQVGEQDSVELLRTDGALLMRRPYPFKGVIDQSGSVLPMPMPQVGQGSIQRIVVRDGVRRYVSMRRVDHLPLIVAAGLSTQDILAPWRRKTLVMAPITLLLCAGIVSLTFLFQRELSRRKRVEARLEQLAETDSLTGLTNRRYFDRELARAWQAARRSGFPLSLLFVDVDRFKTYNDRYGHQEGDEFLRKLGTSLRQAARRPEDVAARYGGEEFVILLPDTGLAGAQQVAEALRAAVGALAVPHQDSPTGFGTISIGVASARPNREAEPDALLRRADDALYRAKRNGRDRIEVAPLPPGVSSAQT, encoded by the coding sequence ATGAGCATCATTGCGAAGATCGGTCTGGTACGCCTCATCAACGTCATGACCGCCCTGCTGGCGATGGGCGTGCTGGCGATCTCCGCCGCCACGCTGTGGGCGGACCGGGAAAGCAGTTGGAGCCGCGCGACCGTCGCGGCCGACAACCTGCTGGCGGCGCTCGAAGGCGACATCACGCGCACCATCCATGTCTACGACCTGTCGCTGCAGGGCGTGATCGAAGGCCTGCGCATGCCGGGCCTGGAAGCGTTCACGCCCGAGGTCCAGCACAAGCTGCTGTTCGACCGCGCCGCCTGGGCCGACTACCTGGGCGTGCTGCTGGTGCTGGATGAGGCGGGCGACATCGTCTACGACTCCCAGGCGCCCACGCCACGCCAGGGCAATTTCTCCTTGCGCGCCTATTTCCAGCAGCACCAGGCCAATCCGGAAGCGGACCTGCACATCAGCGCGCCCTTCCACAGCAAGTTCAGCGACGCCGAAAGCATCGCGCTCAGCCGCCGCCTGTCGCATCCCGACGGCGCGTTTGCCGGCGTCGTCGTGGGGACCCTGCGGCTGGCCTATTTCCGCGACGCCTTCGAGCGCCTGCAGGTGGGCGAACAGGACTCGGTGGAGTTGCTGCGCACCGACGGCGCCCTGCTGATGCGCCGCCCCTACCCTTTCAAGGGCGTCATCGACCAGTCGGGCAGCGTCCTGCCCATGCCCATGCCGCAAGTGGGCCAGGGCAGCATCCAGCGCATCGTCGTGCGCGACGGCGTGCGCCGGTATGTCAGCATGCGCCGCGTCGACCACCTGCCCCTCATCGTCGCGGCCGGTCTCTCCACGCAGGACATCCTGGCGCCCTGGCGGCGCAAGACCCTGGTGATGGCGCCCATCACCCTGCTGCTGTGCGCCGGCATCGTCAGCCTCACCTTTCTCTTCCAGCGCGAGCTGAGCCGACGCAAACGCGTGGAAGCCCGCCTGGAGCAGCTCGCCGAGACCGACAGCCTGACGGGGCTGACCAACCGGCGCTATTTCGACCGGGAACTGGCGCGTGCCTGGCAGGCCGCGCGCCGCAGCGGGTTCCCCCTGTCATTGCTGTTCGTGGACGTGGACCGGTTCAAGACCTACAACGACCGCTACGGCCACCAGGAAGGCGACGAATTCCTGCGCAAGCTGGGCACGTCGCTGCGACAGGCCGCGCGCCGGCCGGAAGATGTGGCGGCACGCTATGGCGGGGAAGAGTTCGTGATCCTGCTGCCCGACACGGGCTTGGCGGGGGCCCAGCAGGTGGCCGAGGCCTTGCGGGCGGCCGTGGGCGCGCTGGCCGTGCCGCACCAGGACAGCCCTACCGGTTTCGGCACCATCAGCATCGGCGTGGCCAGCGCCCGCCCGAACCGGGAGGCCGAGCCCGATGCGCTGTTGCGCCGGGCCGACGACGCGCTGTACCGCGCCAAGCGCAATGGCAGGGACAGGATCGAGGTGGCCCCGCTGCCGCCAGGGGTGTCGTCGGCGCAGACATGA
- a CDS encoding phosphatase PAP2 family protein has translation MSPIDPTPSLQAAPARARPPYLAMLSALLVLVALVIWVDLPLTRLLQSETSPEVDDAFEDIGDLAATNFFVFSALAVYGFSLWALRRGLPARLIGYDRLARGSLLVILTMAAGGIITGLLKQIVARARPDVFFANGFYGLGEPFSGDPFNSFPSSHTLTAFAVAAALAQAAPRWRWPLFAMAALIGLSRLVNLDHYLSDVLVAATVAILAARWLAPRVLDPRHEWVLRAPWAWRRRG, from the coding sequence ATGTCGCCGATCGATCCCACGCCTTCGCTGCAAGCCGCGCCCGCGCGTGCCCGTCCGCCCTACCTTGCCATGCTGTCCGCCCTGCTGGTGCTGGTGGCCCTGGTGATCTGGGTGGACCTGCCCCTGACCCGCCTGCTGCAAAGCGAGACCTCGCCCGAAGTGGACGACGCCTTCGAGGACATCGGCGATCTGGCGGCCACCAATTTCTTCGTCTTTTCCGCCCTGGCGGTCTACGGCTTCTCGCTGTGGGCCTTGCGCCGCGGCCTGCCTGCCCGTCTCATCGGCTATGACCGCCTGGCACGCGGCAGCCTGCTGGTCATCCTGACCATGGCGGCCGGCGGCATCATCACCGGCCTGCTCAAGCAGATCGTGGCGCGCGCGCGTCCCGACGTGTTCTTCGCCAATGGCTTCTACGGCCTGGGCGAGCCCTTCTCGGGCGATCCCTTCAACTCCTTCCCGTCCAGCCACACGCTGACGGCCTTTGCCGTCGCGGCGGCGCTGGCCCAGGCGGCCCCGCGCTGGCGCTGGCCGCTCTTCGCCATGGCGGCATTGATCGGCCTGAGCCGGCTGGTCAACCTGGACCACTACCTGAGCGATGTGCTGGTGGCGGCGACGGTGGCCATCCTGGCCGCGCGCTGGCTGGCGCCCCGTGTGCTGGATCCGCGCCACGAGTGGGTGCTGCGTGCGCCGTGGGCCTGGCGTCGGCGCGGCTGA